The DNA window TATGTGAGTGACAGTGGGGATGGCGTCTATGCCGGGAGGCCTCTGTCAGTCATACAGATGGTTGCCTTCCTCGAGCAAAGAGCCAGTGCCCTGCTAGCTACATGTACGAAAAACTGCACTAACTCACCTGCTGTGGTGAAGTTTCCTGGGCAATCCAGAAGTGTGCCCCCAGCCTCCGAGCCCTTTTCTGCCCCAGGAGCTTGTGAAGAATCCACGGAAAGGGGAAATTCTGAGGTTGGTGAACCACAGAGCGAGCCAGTCCGTGTCCTTGACATGGTAGCCAGGCTGGAGTCTGAGTGCCTGAAGCGGCAGAGCCAGCGTGAGCCTGGGAGCCTCTCGAGGAATAACAGCTTCCGTCGAAATGTGGGCCGCGTGTTGCTTGCAAATGGCACTCAGGCTAatgaaggcaaaacaaacaaaggggcCTTGGAGGCACCAGACACTCAGGTGAATCCTGTGGGGTCTGTATCTGTGGACTGTGGCCCCTCAAGAGCTGACCATTGTTCTCCCAAGGGGGATGAGTCCTGGGACGGTGCTCCTCGGGGCTGTCCGTCGTTGCCAGCGAGTGTGAATTTCCTCATGGACAGTGCAGAATTTGAGCCAGATCAGCAAACTGCCCtgaaaaatggcaataaatatgaTGTGGAGATGACAGAAGAACTTGTTGGGTCATCTTTTCCTGCTGGCACCTGCCCTCAAGCCATTGAATTGCCCACAGATGCTGTTGATTGTCTGAGTAGAGAGCTCGTGCCGCTTACTAGCCAAAATCCTgatcagagaagaaaggaatcttTGTGCGTTAGTATCACTGTGTCCAAGGTAGAGCAAGGCCAGCCTTCTAGTTTAAAGCCCTGTGAAGACCCACTTCCAGGGATGTTGTTTTTTTTGCCACCTGGTCAGCACCAGGCAGACTGTTCCCAGTTGAATGAAAGCACAAGGGAGTCTTCCGTTGCCGGCCACCTTCAGGATGCTGCTGAGGGTGACAGTACCACTGAGGAAAAAAGTGTTTCAGCTGATTCATTTGTCCTGCCAGCCTCTCCTGTGGAAAGTACATTACCGGTGCTTGAGGCATCCAGTTGGAAGAAGCAAGTGTCTCATGACTTTCTGGAGACCAGGTTTAAAATCCAGCAGCTTTTGGAGCCTCAGCAGTACATGGCTTTTCTGCCTCACCACCTCATGGTGAAAATCTTCAGGTTACTTCCCACCAAGAGCTTAGTGGCTCTTAAGTGTACCTGCTGCTATTTCAAGTTTATCATTGAATACTACAATATCAGGCCAGCAGATTCCCGCTGGGTGCGAGATCCACGATACAGAGAGGACCCTTGCAAGCAGTGCAAGAAAAAATACGTGAAAGGGGATGTGTCCCTGTGCCGGTGGCACCCCAAGCCCTATTGCCAGGCATTGCCCTACGGGCCAGGATACTGGATGTGCTGCCACCGGTCTCAGAAAGCCTTCCCTGGCTGTAAGCTGGGGCTTCATGACAATCACTGGGTCCCTGCGTGCCACAGCTTTAATCGGGCAATCCATAAGAAAGCGAAGGGGACTGAAACTGAAGAGGAATACTGAAGTCTACATGAGAGGCGACAGAAGGACTGGTTTTCTAGGATTGCAGAACCCCACCTAGAGCTGTAGAGCTACCATGCGAGTGAGTGTTGCCTCTCAGAGCCGTCACTGTAGGCGAATCTGTACGTATTCCATCAGGACTGCCATTGCTCAGGCAATTTTTAAACTCTTGCTTTACGAGCTGTACAAGGAAATCGGTCTCATTGTTTTATAGTGGCACCTCCCATTTGGTCCAGGGTGGTATCCCACGGTTTGATTCACTTGGCTGTGAATAACTATGCCTATTCTCCCAAATCAAATCCATCCTCAAACGACGAAGACTTGCCACCATCAAGGACATTCAGCAGAGTTCATTGCAGACTATGCAGGCGATCCCCAAAAAGGGGTTCCAGAAATGTTTTCAAGCACTGGCACCATATTTGAAATAAGTGAATAGTGTCCTCTGGAAAGAATAGCAGCACTCTCGGATGAAAAGTATGCTTACAAAGGAAAAGTCAGGCACCTTACCTTAGCCCTTGTATGCTTGATCTGTGAGATTGAGGTTTGTGGTTGGAGATGGATTTCATGCCCTGTGGTGTTTACAGTGTATATAATGGTTGTGTTTTCATAGGGCTGTGAAAGTGCACATTAAACCCGAGCGCCTTTACCTTAGATGAGTGCTTTTGACCCCTCTGTAAATAACACTATTAAATCCAGTTGTATAGCGCAGATAGCTGACTGAAGAGAATCCCCACAATGCAGCTAGGATAGTGTTGCGGCTACAAttgtgtgggt is part of the Neofelis nebulosa isolate mNeoNeb1 chromosome 7, mNeoNeb1.pri, whole genome shotgun sequence genome and encodes:
- the FBXO34 gene encoding F-box only protein 34 isoform X1 is translated as MGFGASVGLRRAVLGARSASAVGSEPGLLLPPHRGVQPRARPRPGQERRASVMHLKPYWKLQKKERPLEISRETLRTPMSHHEAINDEKCKASYMKPSVFPSPSLGKASSRKPLGILSPNVLCSMSGKSPIESSLNVKTKKNAPSATIHQGEEGEGPLDIWAVVKPGNTKEKIAFFAAHQCSNRIGSMKIKSSWDIDGRATKRRKKSGDLKKAKIQLERMREVNSRCYQPEPFACGIEHCSVHYVSDSGDGVYAGRPLSVIQMVAFLEQRASALLATCTKNCTNSPAVVKFPGQSRSVPPASEPFSAPGACEESTERGNSEVGEPQSEPVRVLDMVARLESECLKRQSQREPGSLSRNNSFRRNVGRVLLANGTQANEGKTNKGALEAPDTQVNPVGSVSVDCGPSRADHCSPKGDESWDGAPRGCPSLPASVNFLMDSAEFEPDQQTALKNGNKYDVEMTEELVGSSFPAGTCPQAIELPTDAVDCLSRELVPLTSQNPDQRRKESLCVSITVSKVEQGQPSSLKPCEDPLPGMLFFLPPGQHQADCSQLNESTRESSVAGHLQDAAEGDSTTEEKSVSADSFVLPASPVESTLPVLEASSWKKQVSHDFLETRFKIQQLLEPQQYMAFLPHHLMVKIFRLLPTKSLVALKCTCCYFKFIIEYYNIRPADSRWVRDPRYREDPCKQCKKKYVKGDVSLCRWHPKPYCQALPYGPGYWMCCHRSQKAFPGCKLGLHDNHWVPACHSFNRAIHKKAKGTETEEEY
- the FBXO34 gene encoding F-box only protein 34 isoform X3, with protein sequence MHLKPYWKLQKKERPLEISRETLRTPMSHHEAINDEKCKASYMKPSVFPSPSLGKASSRKPLGILSPNVLCSMSGKSPIESSLNVKTKKNAPSATIHQGEEGEGPLDIWAVVKPGNTKEKIAFFAAHQCSNRIGSMKIKSSWDIDGRATKRRKKSGDLKKAKIQLERMREVNSRCYQPEPFACGIEHCSVHYVSDSGDGVYAGRPLSVIQMVAFLEQRASALLATCTKNCTNSPAVVKFPGQSRSVPPASEPFSAPGACEESTERGNSEVGEPQSEPVRVLDMVARLESECLKRQSQREPGSLSRNNSFRRNVGRVLLANGTQANEGKTNKGALEAPDTQVNPVGSVSVDCGPSRADHCSPKGDESWDGAPRGCPSLPASVNFLMDSAEFEPDQQTALKNGNKYDVEMTEELVGSSFPAGTCPQAIELPTDAVDCLSRELVPLTSQNPDQRRKESLCVSITVSKVEQGQPSSLKPCEDPLPGMLFFLPPGQHQADCSQLNESTRESSVAGHLQDAAEGDSTTEEKSVSADSFVLPASPVESTLPVLEASSWKKQVSHDFLETRFKIQQLLEPQQYMAFLPHHLMVKIFRLLPTKSLVALKCTCCYFKFIIEYYNIRPADSRWVRDPRYREDPCKQCKKKYVKGDVSLCRWHPKPYCQALPYGPGYWMCCHRSQKAFPGCKLGLHDNHWVPACHSFNRAIHKKAKGTETEEEY
- the FBXO34 gene encoding F-box only protein 34 isoform X2; translated protein: MMSLQTPRGSWRAGGRGRPGGEKRKFSLLSTPGIAADLNRKASVMHLKPYWKLQKKERPLEISRETLRTPMSHHEAINDEKCKASYMKPSVFPSPSLGKASSRKPLGILSPNVLCSMSGKSPIESSLNVKTKKNAPSATIHQGEEGEGPLDIWAVVKPGNTKEKIAFFAAHQCSNRIGSMKIKSSWDIDGRATKRRKKSGDLKKAKIQLERMREVNSRCYQPEPFACGIEHCSVHYVSDSGDGVYAGRPLSVIQMVAFLEQRASALLATCTKNCTNSPAVVKFPGQSRSVPPASEPFSAPGACEESTERGNSEVGEPQSEPVRVLDMVARLESECLKRQSQREPGSLSRNNSFRRNVGRVLLANGTQANEGKTNKGALEAPDTQVNPVGSVSVDCGPSRADHCSPKGDESWDGAPRGCPSLPASVNFLMDSAEFEPDQQTALKNGNKYDVEMTEELVGSSFPAGTCPQAIELPTDAVDCLSRELVPLTSQNPDQRRKESLCVSITVSKVEQGQPSSLKPCEDPLPGMLFFLPPGQHQADCSQLNESTRESSVAGHLQDAAEGDSTTEEKSVSADSFVLPASPVESTLPVLEASSWKKQVSHDFLETRFKIQQLLEPQQYMAFLPHHLMVKIFRLLPTKSLVALKCTCCYFKFIIEYYNIRPADSRWVRDPRYREDPCKQCKKKYVKGDVSLCRWHPKPYCQALPYGPGYWMCCHRSQKAFPGCKLGLHDNHWVPACHSFNRAIHKKAKGTETEEEY